From Thermoanaerobaculia bacterium, the proteins below share one genomic window:
- a CDS encoding iron dependent repressor, metal binding and dimerization domain protein — MTPAEAEEAMDEALERIWILRERGDRSMHRLVSGPHGAPPTLLKRIADRGLIAFADDSVELTETGYERARNLIRRQRLAEMLFTQTLSLDAKVTEREACRFEHILSLEVTDSICAFLKHPRACPHGAEIPRGACCI, encoded by the coding sequence ATGACGCCCGCCGAGGCGGAGGAAGCGATGGACGAGGCGCTCGAGCGGATCTGGATCCTGCGGGAGCGCGGCGACCGCAGCATGCACCGCCTCGTCTCCGGCCCGCACGGCGCGCCGCCGACGCTCTTGAAGCGAATCGCCGACCGGGGGCTCATCGCCTTCGCGGACGATTCCGTCGAGCTGACCGAAACGGGCTACGAGCGCGCCCGGAACCTCATCCGGCGCCAGCGGCTGGCGGAGATGCTCTTCACTCAGACTCTCTCGCTCGACGCGAAGGTCACCGAGCGGGAGGCTTGCCGCTTCGAGCACATCCTGTCGCTGGAGGTCACCGATTCGATCTGCGCGTTTCTGAAGCACCCGAGGGCGTGTCCGCACGGCGCGGAGATTCCGCGCGGTGCCTGCTGCATCTGA
- a CDS encoding FtsX-like permease family protein gives MSFAGRQLLRSFQRRLPRYVPAIVAIAIAAAAIGGLGSLASDVSRKMTREFRLRGPNAVARSRDGRPLPGDATRRILAAPEVERALPIRIQDVAAGSRRVTAVAVDFSRAKPFFATWDLDGALPASPGEAVAGVRLFDRLGLDRSREVTVGLPGGARKIRIVGRVATGEGEDEELILPWADLPRTDPGEADAVLLRIAGSGRRITGSAAGIERASGARVDPLLAVSTSEGRIVVRLRGLLTAMGIAIAALAALGTATTLMAAVVQRRREIALEKSLGAEGRRLFVRFLAEGAALGAIGGAAGSVAGLLIADRLERSLFGVPLTVSAFWVAVPFLLSIVTAAAAGLPSVGRALRIEAITALRNE, from the coding sequence GTGAGCTTCGCCGGACGTCAGCTCCTGCGATCGTTCCAGCGCCGGCTTCCGCGCTACGTCCCGGCGATCGTCGCGATCGCGATCGCCGCCGCCGCGATCGGCGGCCTCGGCTCGCTCGCCTCCGACGTCTCCCGCAAGATGACCCGGGAGTTCCGGCTCCGCGGGCCGAACGCGGTCGCCCGAAGCCGCGACGGCCGCCCCCTTCCCGGCGACGCGACGCGCCGGATCCTCGCGGCGCCGGAAGTCGAGCGCGCGCTGCCGATCCGGATCCAGGATGTCGCCGCCGGGTCGCGCCGCGTCACCGCGGTCGCCGTCGACTTCTCCCGGGCGAAACCGTTCTTCGCCACCTGGGACCTCGACGGCGCGCTTCCGGCGTCTCCCGGCGAAGCCGTCGCCGGCGTGCGTCTGTTCGACCGGCTCGGCCTCGACCGGTCGCGCGAAGTGACGGTCGGCCTTCCCGGGGGCGCGCGGAAGATCCGGATCGTCGGCCGGGTGGCGACCGGCGAGGGGGAAGACGAAGAGCTCATCCTCCCCTGGGCGGATCTGCCGCGGACGGATCCCGGGGAAGCGGACGCCGTGCTCCTTCGCATCGCGGGAAGCGGCCGCCGCATCACCGGATCGGCCGCGGGAATCGAGCGCGCCTCCGGCGCGAGAGTCGACCCGCTGCTCGCGGTCTCGACCTCCGAAGGGCGGATCGTCGTGCGCCTGAGGGGACTCCTCACCGCGATGGGGATCGCGATCGCGGCGCTGGCGGCGCTCGGCACGGCGACGACGCTGATGGCCGCCGTCGTCCAGCGCCGCCGCGAGATCGCGCTCGAGAAATCGCTCGGCGCGGAGGGGCGGCGACTCTTCGTGCGCTTCCTCGCCGAAGGCGCGGCGCTGGGGGCGATCGGCGGCGCCGCAGGGTCGGTGGCGGGCCTTCTGATCGCCGATCGGCTCGAACGTTCGCTCTTCGGCGTTCCGCTGACGGTGTCGGCGTTCTGGGTGGCCGTCCCCTTCCTGCTCTCGATCGTGACCGCCGCGGCGGCCGGGCTTCCCTCCGTCGGGCGAGCGCTCCGGATCGAGGCGATCACCGCCTTGAGGAACGAATAG
- a CDS encoding FtsX-like permease family protein, whose amino-acid sequence MFFRILASSFRRSRRRKTVAFIALAIASAVWTLVLAIGSGIGDRARRDLTAYGANIVVLPETAKASPSILGAPLPAPPSPQALPERALDAFPDLFWKNNITAISPVLEFSATANGSPVAAEGVDFRRERRTEKGEPLETSVLGAHPAWKIERGRWPSDGAEEAAAGVRAADGRPWAPGTRLAVAGPGGTRTVTITGIFRSGEREDTALLLPLSAAQAIAGAPGRIGRIDVTAMTTPESKLQAALHRDPRKLPPAEYDRWYCTPYASSIAAQIGEAIPGARAAPLRRVTADEERSAHVAETLLLFAAGAALLAALLAVFSTLFDSVTERAPEIGLWKALGAEPEKVAAVFLAEAAVNGLLGGAAGAAAGFLAAPALARAIFGFSVVRTPLLAAVAVAAAVFVSVAASLEPVRRAIALEPIAALREA is encoded by the coding sequence CTCGCGATCGGGTCGGGCATCGGCGACCGCGCGCGCCGCGACCTGACCGCGTACGGCGCGAACATCGTCGTCCTTCCCGAGACGGCGAAGGCGTCGCCGTCGATCCTCGGCGCTCCGCTTCCCGCGCCCCCGTCGCCGCAGGCGCTGCCCGAACGGGCGCTCGACGCCTTCCCCGATCTCTTCTGGAAGAACAACATCACGGCGATCTCGCCCGTTCTCGAATTCTCCGCGACGGCCAACGGGAGCCCGGTCGCGGCGGAGGGGGTCGATTTCCGGAGAGAGCGCCGCACGGAGAAGGGAGAGCCCCTCGAGACGAGCGTCCTCGGGGCGCATCCCGCTTGGAAGATCGAGCGGGGGCGCTGGCCCTCCGACGGCGCCGAGGAGGCGGCGGCGGGCGTCCGCGCGGCCGACGGGCGCCCGTGGGCCCCGGGAACCCGGCTCGCGGTCGCCGGCCCGGGAGGGACGCGGACCGTGACGATCACGGGGATCTTCCGTTCCGGCGAGCGGGAGGACACGGCCCTCCTCCTGCCGCTTTCGGCCGCGCAGGCGATCGCCGGCGCGCCGGGACGCATCGGCCGCATCGACGTCACCGCGATGACGACCCCCGAGTCGAAGCTCCAGGCCGCCCTCCATCGCGACCCGAGGAAGCTCCCGCCGGCCGAGTATGATCGCTGGTACTGCACCCCCTACGCTTCGTCGATCGCCGCGCAGATCGGAGAGGCGATCCCCGGCGCGCGCGCCGCGCCGCTGCGCCGGGTGACCGCCGACGAGGAGCGTTCCGCCCACGTCGCCGAGACCCTGCTCCTCTTCGCGGCGGGGGCCGCCCTGCTCGCCGCGCTGCTCGCGGTGTTCTCGACGCTCTTCGACTCCGTCACCGAGCGAGCACCCGAGATCGGCCTCTGGAAGGCCCTCGGCGCCGAGCCGGAGAAGGTCGCCGCGGTGTTCCTCGCCGAAGCCGCCGTGAACGGGCTTCTCGGCGGCGCGGCGGGAGCGGCCGCCGGGTTCCTCGCCGCGCCGGCGCTGGCGCGCGCGATCTTCGGCTTCTCCGTCGTTCGGACGCCGCTGCTGGCCGCCGTCGCCGTGGCGGCGGCGGTCTTCGTCTCGGTCGCCGCCTCGCTGGAGCCGGTCCGGCGCGCGATCGCCCTCGAGCCGATCGCGGCGCTCCGGGAAGCGTGA